One segment of Solanum lycopersicum chromosome 1, SLM_r2.1 DNA contains the following:
- the LOC101267270 gene encoding uncharacterized protein: MTTVEGSKEEMEGSSIERYSKIKKGSWLDQFRHGSNPWMARYLYAILFLIANLLAWAVRDYGHSILKEMKRLKGCNGGEDCMGAEGVLRVSLGCSLFYFAMFLSTAGTSKLNDRRELWHSGWWSAKLFMNISLIVLPFLLPAEIISIYGQVAHFGAGVFLLIQLVSIISFITWLNDFCHSEKYAVRCHVQMMLLATVAYVICILGIILMYIWYTPQPSCLLNIFFISWTLVLLQLMTSVSLHPKVNAGFLTPGFMGLYVVFLCWSAIRSEPAEEKCIRKAESPTGKGDWFTIISFVVAVLTIVIATFSTGIDSKCFQFKKDDAPEEDDVPYGYGFFHFVFATGAMYFAMLLIGWNPNHAMKKFTIDVGWTSTWVRVVNEWLAVCVYIWMLVAPIIWKSRQVATSNV, from the exons ATGACTACAGTTGAAGGCTCTAAAGAAGAAATGGAGGGAAGTAGTATTGAGAGATATAGCAAGATCAAGAAAGGATCCTGGTTAGACCAATTTCGACATGGCTCTAATCCTTGGATGGCTAGATATCTTTACGCCATATTGTTTCTCATTGCTAATTTATTAGCTTGGGCTGTTCGTGATTATGGCCATAGCATTTTGAAAGAAATGAAGA GACTTAAAGGATGTAATGGTGGTGAAGACTGTATGGGTGCAGAAGGAGTATTGAGAGTAAGCTTGGGGTGTTCT CTATTCTATTTCGCCATGTTCCTATCTACAGCTGGTACTTCGAAATTAAATGACCGCAGAGAATTATGGCACTCAGGATGGTGGTCTGCCAAGctttttatgaatatttctcTAATTGTACTACCCTTTCTTCTTCCAGCAGAGATCATTTCAATCTATG GCCAGGTTGCTCATTTTGGTGCTGG GGTATTTTTACTAATCCAGCTTGTAAGTATAATCAGTTTTATCACATGGCTGAACGATTTCTGTCATTCAGAGAAATATGCTGTGAGATG CCACGTCCAAATGATGTTACTTGCAACAGTTGCATACGTTATATGCATCCTCGGGATCATCTTAATGTACATTTGGTATACGCCTCAACCATCGTGCcttcttaatattttcttcatctCCTGGACATTAGTACTCCTCCAACTCATGACCAGTGTTTCTCTCCACCCCAAA GTGAATGCCGGTTTCCTGACTCCAGGTTTTATGGGGCTATATGTGGTGTTCCTCTGCTGGTCTGCCATCAGAAG TGAACCTGCAGAGGAGAAATGCATCCGGAAAGCAGAATCGCCAACTGGAAAAGGAGACTGGTTCACCATCATA AGCTTTGTTGTAGCAGTCCTTACAATTGTCATTGCAACATTTTCAACTGGAATTGATTCAAAATGCTTTCAG TTTAAGAAGGATGATGCACCTGAAGAAGATGATGTACCATATGGTTATGGATTCTTTCATTTCGTCTTTGCGACTGGAGCTATGTATTTTGCAATGCTATTAATTGGATGGAATCCTAATCACGCCATGAAGAA GTTTACGATAGACGTTGGTTGGACTAGTACTTGGGTAAGGGTAGTGAATGAATGGCTTGCAGTTTGTGTTTACA TATGGATGCTCGTGGCTCCGATCATATGGAAAAGCAGGCAAGTAGCAACATCAAATGTGTGA
- the LOC101254247 gene encoding pentatricopeptide repeat-containing protein At3g49170, chloroplastic yields the protein MITLSLPSPAKFIPPSSKSRRIRNPDFEALKDTLIRQANGGNLKQAISTLDQISQMGFNPDLTSYTVLLKSCIRTRNFQIGQLLHSKLNDSPIQPDTIVLNSLISLYSKMGSWETAEKIFESMGEKRDLVSWSAMISCYAHCGMELESVFTFYDMVEFGEYPNQFCFSAVIQACCSAELGWVGLAIFGFAIKTGYFESDVCVGCALIDLFAKGFSDLRSAKKVFDRMPERNLVTWTLMITRFSQLGASKDAVRLFLEMVSEGFVPDRFTFSGVLSACAEPGLSALGRQLHGGVIKSRLSADVCVGCSLVDMYAKSTMDGSMDDSRKVFDRMADHNVMSWTAIITGYVQRGHYDMEAIKLYCRMIDGLVKPNHFTFSSLLKACGNLSNPAIGEQIYNHAVKLGLASVNCVANSLISMYAKSGRMEEARKAFELLFEKNLASYNIIVDGCSKSLDSAEAFELFSHIDSEVGVDAFTFASLLSGAASVGAVGKGEQIHSRVLKAGIQSSQSVCNALISMYSRCGNIEAAFQVFEGMEDRNVISWTSIITGFAKHGFAHRAVELFNQMLEDGIKPNEVTYIAVLSACSHVGLVDEGWKYFDSMSIDHGITPRMEHYACMVDLLGRSGSLEKAVQFIKSLPLNVDALVWRTLLGACQVHGNLQLGKYASEMILEQEPNDPAAHVLLSNLYASRGQWEEVAKIRKDMKEKRMVKEAGCSWMEAENSVHKFYVGDTKHPKAKEIYEKLNKVALKIKEIGYVPNTDLVLHEVEDEQKEQYLFQHSEKIALAFGLISTSKQKPIRIFKNLRVCGDCHNAMKFISVAEGREIIIRDSNRFHHIKDGLCSCNDYW from the coding sequence ATGATAACTCTCTCTCTTCCCTCTCCCGCCAAATTCATCCCTCCTTCTTCCAAATCCCGTCGAATTAGGAACCCTGATTTCGAAGCTCTGAAGGATACTTTGATTCGACAAGCCAATGGTGGAAATCTTAAGCAAGCAATCTCGACGCTTGATCAAATTTCTCAAATGGGTTTTAACCCTGACCTCACCTCCTATACTGTTCTCCTCAAATCTTGCATCAGGACCCGAAATTTCCAAATTGGACAACTTCTACACTCTAAACTCAATGATTCGCCAATCCAACCGGACACCATTGTTCTTAACTCGTTGATAAGTTTATATTCTAAAATGGGTAGTTGGGAAACTGCTGAAAAGATTTTCGAGAGCATGGGTGAGAAGCGGGATTTGGTTTCTTGGAGTGCAATGATTTCGTGCTATGCTCATTGTGGTATGGAGTTGGAATCTGTGTTTACTTTCTATGATATGGTGGAGTTTGGGGAGTACCCAAATCAGTTCTGTTTCTCTGCGGTGATTCAGGCATGTTGTAGCGCGGAGTTGGGGTGGGTTGGGTTGGCAATATTTGGTTTTGCGATTAAAACTGGATATTTTGAGTCGGATGTTTGTGTTGGGTGTGCACTGATTGATTTGTTTGCTAAAGGGTTTAGTGATTTGAGGTCAGCTAAGAAAGTGTTTGATAGAATGCCTGAGAGGAATCTTGTTACTTGGACTTTGATGATTACTAGATTTTCACAACTTGGTGCTTCAAAAGATGCTGTTAGACTGTTCTTGGAAATGGTTTCTGAAGGATTTGTCCCTGATAGGTTTACGTTTAGTGGTGTTTTATCAGCTTGTGCTGAGCCAGGGTTGTCTGCGCTTGGGAGGCAACTGCATGGTGGGGTGATTAAGTCTAGGTTGTCTGCTGATGTTTGTGTCGGGTGCAGTTTGGTGGACATGTATGCAAAAAGTACGATGGATGGATCCATGGATGATTCAAGAAAGGTTTTTGATCGGATGGCTGATCATAATGTCATGTCTTGGACTGCTATTATAACAGGATATGTGCAAAGAGGACACTACGATATGGAAGCTATAAAATTGTACTGTAGGATGATAGATGGTCTAGTTAAGCCAAACCATTTTACATTTTCTAGTCTTTTAAAGGCATGTGGAAATCTTTCGAATCCTGCTATAGGCGAACAGATCTATAATCATGCAGTGAAATTGGGTCTTGCATCTGTGAACTGTGTAGCCAACTCTCTAATTAGCATGTATGCCAAGTCTGGTAGGATGGAAGAAGCCCGGAAAGCTTTCGAACTTCTGTTTGAGAAGAATTTAGCTTCTTATAACATAATAGTTGATGGATGTTCAAAGAGTTTGGATTCTGCAGAAGCTTTTGAACTTTTCAGCCATATAGACTCTGAAGTTGGGGTTGATGCTTTCACGTTTGCTAGTTTATTGAGTGGAGCTGCAAGTGTAGGTGCAGTTGGAAAGGGAGAGCAGATCCATTCTCGGGTCTTAAAAGCAGGGATCCAGTCCAGCCAATCTGTCTGCAATGCTTTGATATCTATGTATTCTAGATGCGGTAATATAGAGGCGGCTTTTCAAGTTTTTGAAGGAATGGAAGATAGAAATGTAATATCTTGGACTTCAATTATAACAGGTTTTGCAAAACATGGATTTGCCCACAGAGCTGTGGAATTGTTCAATCAAATGCTTGAGGATGGtataaaaccaaatgaagtCACATACATTGCTGTTTTATCAGCTTGTAGCCATGTTGGTTTAGTTGATGAGGGGTGGAAATATTTTGACTCAATGTCAATAGATCACGGGATAACTCCAAGGATGGAACATTATGCATGCATGGTTGATTTGTTGGGCCGATCAGGCTCTCTTGAAAAGGCTGTTCAGTTTATCAAATCACTGCCCTTGAATGTTGATGCTCTTGTTTGGCGCACCTTGCTTGGGGCTTGCCAGGTGCATGGTAATCTACAACTGGGGAAATATGCCTCAGAAATGATTCTTGAACAGGAGCCAAATGATCCAGCAGCACACGTCTTACTATCTAACTTGTATGCCTCGAGGGGTCAATGGGAAGAGGTAGCAAAGATCAGAAAAGacatgaaagaaaagagaatggTGAAGGAAGCTGGATGTAGTTGGATGGAAGCTGAAAATAGTGTCCACAAGTTTTATGTAGGCGACACTAAGCATCCCAAAGCAAaggagatatatgaaaaattaaataaagtagCACTTAAAATAAAGGAGATAGGCTATGTTCCTAACACAGACTTGGTGCTTCACGAGGTGGAGGATGAACAAAAGGAGCAATATCTTTTCCAGCACAGTGAGAAAATTGCTTTGGCCTTTGGTCTTATTAGCACATCCAAACAAAAACCCATcagaattttcaaaaatcttcGAGTATGTGGGGATTGCCACAATGCAATGAAGTTCATTTCAGTAGCGGAGGGAAGAGAGATAATCATTAGAGATTCTAATCGTTTTCACCATATTAAAGATGGACTCTGCTCCTGCAATGACTATTGGTGA
- the LOC109118982 gene encoding extensin-1-like, with translation MESLGKLGQWSFLTVALAICLVASTVVADYSYEYTSPSPSHNSNKYYKSPSPSKYHVPTPYYKKPYPSHYYYKSPTPSKHAYYKSPSPAKYYKSHVPSKHYYKSPVATKYYYKFPTPSKHYYYKSPIVTKYYKSHVPSKHYYKSPVATKYYYKSPTPSKHYYKSPVPSKYYYKSPSPAKYYKSPTPSTNYYYKSPSPTKYYKSPAPSKYYKSPSPTKYYKSSPPPPKYYEQPPTYYNSPPPPYYEESTPSYKSSPPPPKTYEQSPTYYSPPPPPYYKETPTYASPPPPVKYEEPVTYASPPPPTFY, from the coding sequence ATGGAGAGCTTAGGGAAGTTGGGGCAATGGTCTTTTCTAACTGTTGCTTTGGCAATTTGCTTAGTAGCCAGCACTGTTGTTGCTGATTACTCTTATGAGTATACTTCACCCTCACCTTCTCACAACTCTAACAAGTACTACAAATCACCATCTCCTTCCAAGTATCATGTGCCTACTCCTTATTACAAGAAACCTTATCCATCACATTATTACTACAAGTCACCAACACCTTCAAAGCACGCTTATTACAAATCGCCATCACCAGCAAAATATTACAAGTCACATGTTCCTTCAAAGCACTACTACAAGTCACCGGTTGCAACAAAGTATTACTACAAGTTCCCAACTCCTTCAAAGCATTATTACTACAAGTCACCCATTGTAACCAAGTATTACAAGTCACATGTTCCTTCAAAGCACTATTACAAGTCACCAGTTGCAACAAAGTATTACTACAAGTCTCCAACTCCTTCAAAGCATTATTACAAATCACCCGTTCCTTCTAAGTATTACTACAAGTCCCCATCACCCGCAAAGTACTACAAGTCACCTACTCCGTCAACAAACTATTACTACAAATCACCATCTCCaacaaaatattacaaatcaCCCGCTCCATCTAAATACTACAAGTCACCTTCACCTACAAAATATTACAAGTCATCTCCACCTCCGCCAAAATACTATGAGCAACCACCAACTTATTACAATTCTCCACCTCCACCATACTATGAAGAATCTACACCTTCCTATAAATCTTCTCCACCTCCTCCAAAGACCTATGAACAATCACCTACATACTACTCACCTCCACCACCACCATACTACAAAGAAACACCAACCTATGCCTCACCGCCACCACCTGTGAAGTACGAGGAACCTGTCACCTATGCTTCACCTCCACCTCCAACCTTTTACTAG
- the LOC101255148 gene encoding extensin-1-like — translation MESLGKLGQWSFLTVALAICLVASTVVADYSYEYTSPSPSHNSNKYYKSPSPSKYHVPTPYYKKPYPSHYYYKSPAPSKHAYYKSPSPAKYYKSHVPSKHYYYKSPIVTKYYKSHVPSKHYYKSPVATKYYYKFPTPSKHYYKSPVPSKYYYKSPSPAKYYKSPSPTKYYKSPTPSTNYYYKSPSPTKYYKSPTPSKYYKSPSPTKYYKSPVYYKSPPPPPKYYEQPPTYYNSPPPPYYQESTPSYKSSPPPPKTYEQSPTYYSSPPPPYYKETPTYASPPPPVKYEEPVTYASPPPPEKYEVPPTYASPPPPPPTYY, via the coding sequence ATGGAGAGCTTAGGGAAGTTGGGGCAATGGTCTTTTCTAACTGTTGCTTTGGCAATTTGCTTAGTAGCCAGCACTGTTGTTGCTGATTACTCTTATGAGTATACTTCACCCTCACCTTCTCACAACTCTAACAAGTACTACAAATCACCATCTCCTTCCAAGTATCATGTGCCTACTCCATATTACAAGAAACCTTATCCATCACATTATTACTACAAGTCACCAGCACCTTCAAAGCACGCTTATTACAAATCGCCATCACCAGCAAAATATTACAAGTCACATGTTCCTTCAAAGCATTATTACTACAAGTCACCCATTGTAACCAAGTATTACAAGTCACATGTTCCTTCAAAGCACTACTACAAGTCACCGGTTGCAACAAAGTATTACTACAAGTTCCCAACTCCTTCAAAGCATTATTACAAATCACCCGTTCCTTCTAAGTATTACTACAAGTCCCCATCACCCGCAAAGTACTACAAGTCCCCATCTCCAACAAAGTACTACAAGTCACCTACTCCATCAACAAACTATTACTACAAATCACCATCTCCaacaaaatattacaaatcaCCCACTCCATCTAAATACTACAAGTCACCTTCACCAACAAAATATTACAAGTCACCAGTTTACTACAAGTCACCTCCACCTCCACCAAAATACTACGAGCAACCACCAACTTATTACAATTCTCCACCTCCACCATACTACCAAGAATCTACACCTTCCTATAAATCTTCTCCACCTCCTCCAAAGACCTATGAACAATCACCTACATACTACTCATCTCCACCACCACCATACTACAAAGAAACACCAACCTATGCCTCCCCGCCGCCACCTGTGAAGTACGAGGAACCTGTCACCTATGCTTCACCGCCGCCACCTGAGAAGTACGAGGTTCCTCCCACCTATGCTTCACCTCCACCCCCACCACCAACCTATTACTAG
- the LOC109119992 gene encoding extensin-1-like, with protein MNSLQKLKQWSFLTIALAICLIASTVVADYSYEYTSPSPTHNSNKYYKSPSPSNYHVPTPYYKKPYPSHYYYKSPVPSKHTYYKSPSPAKYYKSHVPSKHYYYKSPIVTKYYKSHVPSKHYYKSPVTTKYYYTSPTPSKHYYKSPVPSKYYYKFPSPTKYYKSPSPTKYYKSPTPSINYYYKSPSPTKYYKSPTPSKYFKSPSPTKYYKSPVYYKSPPSPPKYYEKPPTYYNSPPPPYYKESTPSYKSSPPPPKTYDQSPTYYSSPPSPYYKETPTYASPPPPEKYEVSITYASPPPPEKYEVPPTYASPPPPPPTYY; from the coding sequence ATGAATAGCTTACAGAAGTTGAAACAATGGTCTTTTCTAACAATTGCTTTGGCAATTTGCTTAATAGCCAGCACTGTTGTTGCTGATTACTCTTATGAGTATACTTCACCCTCACCTACTCACAACTCTAACAAGTACTACAAATCACCATCTCCTTCCAACTATCATGTGCCCACTCCTTATTATAAGAAGCCTTATCCATCACACTATTACTATAAATCACCAGTACCTTCAAAGCACACTTATTACAAATCGCCATCACCAGCAAAATATTACAAGTCACATGTTCCTTCAAAACATTATTACTACAAGTCACCCATTGTAACCAAGTATTACAAGTCACATGTTCCTTCAAAGCACTATTACAAGTCACCCGTTACAACAAAGTATTACTACACGTCCCCAACTCCTTCAAAGCATTATTACAAATCACCCGTTCCTTCTAAGTATTACTACAAGTTCCCATCGCCTACAAAGTACTACAAGTCCCCATCTCCAACAAAGTACTACAAGTCACCTACTCCATCAATAAATTATTACTACAAATCACCCTCTCCaacaaaatattacaaatcaCCCACTCCATCTAAATACTTCAAGTCACCTTCACCAACAAAATATTACAAGTCACCAGTTTACTACAAGTCACCTCCATCTCCACCAAAATACTACGAGAAACCACCAACTTATTACAATTCTCCACCTCCACCATACTACAAAGAATCTACACCTTCCTATAAATCTTCTCCACCTCCTCCAAAGACCTATGATCAGTCACCTACATACTATTCATCTCCACCATCACCGTACTACAAAGAAACACCAACGTATGCCTCGCCGCCACCACCTGAGAAGTACGAGGTATCTATCACCTATGCTTCACCGCCGCCACCTGAGAAGTACGAGGTCCCTCCCACCTATGCTTCACCTCCACCCCCACCACCAACCTATTACTAG
- the LOC109118729 gene encoding extensin-2-like has protein sequence MENLGKLGKWSFLTVALAICLVASTVVADYSYEYTSPSPSHNSNKYYKSPSPSNYHVPTPYYKKPYPSHYYNKSSAPSKHAYYKSPSPAKYYKSHVPSKHYYKSPVATKYYYKFPTPSKYYYKSPASSKYYYKSPTPSKYYYKSPVATKYYKSPTPSNHYYKSPSPSKYYYKSPTPSKRYYKSPSPTKYYKSPTPSTRYYYKSPSPTKYYKSPVYYKSPPPPPTYYEKSPSYYKSPPPPPKYYEQSPSYYNSPPPPPKYYEQSPSSYKSPPPPPKYYEESATYHKSPPPPYYPESSPSYKSPPPPPKSYKQSPLTYNSPRPLKTYEQSPYYEQIPTYSSPPPPFEKYEQSVTYASPPPPSPTY, from the coding sequence ATGGAAAACTTAGGGAAGTTGGGGAAATGGTCTTTTCTAACTGTTGCTTTGGCAATTTGCTTAGTAGCCAGCACTGTTGTTGCTGATTACTCTTATGAATATACTTCACCCTCACCTTCTCACAACTCTAACAAGTACTACAAATCACCATCTCCATCCAACTATCATGTGCCCACTCCTTATTACAAGAAACCTTACCCATCACACTACTACAACAAATCATCAGCACCTTCAAAGCACGCTTATTACAAATCGCCCTCACCAGCAAAATATTACAAGTCACATGTTCCTTCAAAGCACTACTACAAGTCACCGGTTGCAACAAAGTATTACTACAAGTTCCCAACTCCTTCAAAGTATTATTACAAATCACCCGCTTCTTCTAAGTATTACTACAAGTCCCCAACTCCTTCAAAGTACTACTATAAGTCACCGGTTGCAACAAAGTATTACAAGTCTCCTACTCCTTCAAATCATTATTACAAGTCACCCTCTCCTTCTAAGTATTACTACAAGTCCCCAACTCCATCAAAGAGATACTACAAATCTCCATCACCCACAAAGTATTATAAGTCGCCAACTCCATCAACACGTTATTACTACAAGTCGCCTTCACCAACAAAATATTACAAGTCACCTGTTTACTACAAGTCccctccaccaccaccaacttattacgAGAAATCACCTTCATACTACAAGTCACCTCCACCTCCACCAAAATACTATGAGCAATCACCTTCGTACTACAACTCACCTCCTCCCCCACCAAAATACTATGAACAATCACCATCATCTTACAAATCTCCACCACCTCCACCAAAATACTACGAGGAATCAGCAACCTATCACAAGTCTCCACCTCCACCATACTACCCAGAATCTAGTCCTTCCTATAAATCTCCTCCACCTCCTCCAAAATCCTACAAACAATCACCTTTGACCTACAATTCACCACGTCCTCTAAAGACCTATGAACAATCACCATACTACGAGCAAATACCAACCTATTCCTCGCCGCCGCCGCCATTTGAGAAATACGAGCAATCCGTCACCTATGCTTCACCTCCACCCCCGTCGCCAACCTACTAA
- the LOC101255443 gene encoding extensin-3-like, whose amino-acid sequence MESLGKLGQWSFLTVALAICLVASTVVADYSYEYTSPSPSHNSNKYYKSPSPSNYHMPTPYYKKPYLSHYYYKSPAPSKHTYYKSPSPAKYYKSHVPSKHYYYKSPIVTKYYKSYVPSKHYYKSPITTKYYYKFPTPSKHYYKSPAPSKYYYKSPSPAKYYKSPSPTKYYKSPTPSTNYYYKSPSPTKYYKSPVPSKYYYKSPSPAKYYKSPTPSTNYHYKSPSPTKYYKSPTSSKYYKSPSPTKYYKSPVYYKSPPPPPKYYEKPPTYYNSPPPPYYQESTPSYKSSPPPPKTYEQSPTYYSPPPPPYYKETPTYASPPPPVKYEEPVTYASPPPPEKYEVPPTYASPPPPSPSPPPPTYY is encoded by the coding sequence ATGGAAAGCTTAGGGAAGTTGGGGCAATGGTCTTTTCTAACTGTTGCTTTGGCAATTTGCTTAGTAGCCAGCACTGTTGTTGCTGATTACTCTTATGAGTATACTTCACCCTCACCTTCTCACAACTCTAACAAGTACTACAAATCACCATCTCCATCCAACTATCATATGCCCACTCCTTATTACAAGAAGCCTTATCTATCACACTATTACTATAAATCACCAGCACCTTCAAAGCACACTTATTACAAATCGCCATCACCAGCAAAATATTACAAGTCACATGTTCCTTCAAAACATTATTACTACAAGTCACCCATTGTAACCAAGTATTACAAGTCATATGTTCCTTCAAAGCACTACTACAAGTCACCTATTACAACAAAGTATTACTACAAGTTTCCAACTCCTTCAAAGCATTATTACAAATCACCTGCTCCTTCTAAGTATTACTACAAGTCTCCATCGCCTGCAAAGTACTACAAGTCCCCATCTCCAACAAAGTACTACAAGTCACCTACTCCATCAACAAACTATTACTACAAATCACCATCTCCaacaaaatattacaaatcaCCCGTTCCTTCTAAGTATTACTACAAGTCCCCATCGCCCGCAAAGTACTACAAGTCACCTACTCCATCAACAAACTATCACTACAAATCACCATCTCCaacaaaatattacaaatcaCCCACTTCATCTAAATACTACAAGTCACCTTCACCAACAAAATATTACAAGTCACCAGTTTACTACAAGTCACCTCCACCTCCACCAAAATACTACGAGAAACCACCAACTTATTACAATTCTCCACCTCCACCATACTACCAAGAATCTACACCTTCCTATAAATCTTCTCCACCTCCTCCAAAGACCTATGAACAATCACCTACATACTACTCACCTCCACCACCACCATACTACAAAGAAACACCAACCTATGCCTCCCCGCCGCCACCTGTGAAGTACGAGGAACCTGTCACCTATGCTTCACCGCCGCCACCTGAGAAGTACGAGGTTCCTCCCACCTATGCTTCACCTCCACCCCCATCACCATCTCCCCCACCACCAACCTATTACTAG